The DNA region actgatgtgtttgaagaagaccttcttgttgtccttgacgtcTCTTGCCACATttcattccaaatgggccttagccttcctcatcgcatccctgcatactctgacaatgtttctatattcctcccaagtggcctgtccccctttccaccttctgtatacttccttcttctggttgagttttgccaggagctccttgctcatccatgcagctctccatgcatctgctgtcagagggtctgtctgggtcccagcctctgacacagtcGACGCAGCAACTTCAACAGCCACTGGGAAATGTGCTCTGTGGCATGTCACGACCATGTTTGAAGCGTACATCGGAGGGATCAGAAACGAGGCTACCTTCGTGTGCCCTTCTGcgtgaactgctgcgcaaactgctgcatctcttcgctgcctctgaGAAGAGGAAACAGACCCTGGCAAGCAACTCTCAGCACACTGAGGGCAGTACTGGGACCCAATGAGCTAGTGAAACTTTGCATGCATAAGAGGGAAATAGGGGGACTTTCCAAAAAATATGTGGAAATCTTGgaaatgtgcaaaaaaaaaaaaaacctctcaaaagGACGAATACAAAGCAATAGTGCAACAGACTACTGGAGGTGAGAAACCTGCAGTGCTCAAGGTCTTCAGTTTATTAGGAATAATTCCTTGGTCACGGGAAGTATGTAGCTTCATGCAATGGAAATACTGTGCTGTAAAGGGCTCTCTGGCCAAGCGTAGGAAGGTAGAGTAGGATGCCATGGCGGGAAGGAGTAGCCAGGCAATGTCAAGGGGAAGAAAAGCACATGGCTCTAGCCATGAGAATGATTAGCGCTTGAGACAAAATGCCAAGGCATGAAGCTTCTCCATCTCTGGATGCCCACAAATCTGCACTAGCGGAATATCTTTCAGGAAAACGTGTGTTAGGGAAATGGATGTTATTGGGCTTTGGAGAGGAAAAATGGGTATAACTCCACTGTTTGTGACATGAGCATCACCCAGGATGGTATTCTGCATTCTTTTGGCCCTCAGTTTCGTGGATGGACATGTGTGTGGCTGGGTAGTATCATTTCAGTAGTGCCCTCCTTGACTGAGCCTAGAAATGGCAGTCACGTGGAAAATCAATTTTCCAGCTGCAATTTCTCTCATCTCAGTTTTTGCTGGGGACACGTAGATAGAACAACACTTCATGGCTCCAGCCATCAGACAGATATGCATGCTGCAAATGTTAGAGGCAAAACAGAGTGTCTGGAAGGCGAAGCAGAAGGTGGCCCCACCTGAGCTATGGGAGGAAGAGGACTTGCCAGTGCTGTGTCCTCCAGAAAGAGCTGACCACAGCATCAGTTTAAAAGCCTCGCTGTAGAGAAAGAGGCCCCACAGAAATGCAACAAAATTGTGTGATGCGTGAAAACTGCGAGGTGCAAACAGTTTTATGATCAAACAGGTGATAACAAAACCCCAACCCTTCTGACAGTGTGTTTCAGGGAACTGAGGCCCAGAACAGAGAGCTGGCTTGGTTTACATGTGCTATGTCAGCCTCCAACCAGTCCAACACCAActctttgccttttctcctgctGGGCATCCCTGGCCTGGAAACTCTCCACATGTGGATTTCCATCCCTTTCTGCTTTATGTACATCACAACCTTGCTGGGAAACAGCATGGTCCTTCTCACTGTAAGGGTAGATGAAAGCCTCCAGGACCAGATGTACTATTTCATGTGCATGCTGGCTGCCATTGAGCTCGTCTTCTCAACTGCTGTGGTTCCCAAAATGCTGGTGGTATTCTGGCTGGATGTAAGAGaatttgcttttgagggctgctTCATCCAGTTGTTTTTCATCCACACTTTCACAGCAGTGGAGTCGGGGGTGCTGTTGGCCATGGCCTTTGATTGGTACATCGCCATCTGCAATCCCCTGAGATACACCACCTTCCTGACCAGTTCAAGGACCACCCAGATAGGACTGCTGGCTCTGGCCAGGGGGGTTGCTTTCATGATCCCTTTGATGTGCCTTCTCACCAGCTTACCCTACTGCAAAACCAGAGTCATCCCTCACTCCTACTGTGAGCACATGGCTGTGATGGAGCTGGCCTGCGCCGACCCATCCCTCAGCAACCTCTACAGCATCATTGTGACAACCCTCTCGGTGGGCTCAGACTCCATCTTCATCACCTTCTCCTATGGTATGATCCTCAGGTCTGTGTTAAGGCTGTCGTCCAGGGAGGCACGCCTCAAGGCCCTCAGCACTCGCGGCTCCCACATTTCCATCATCCTGATGTTTTACACAGGTGGCCTCTTCTCCATGCACCTGCAGATGTTTTCCCTTGGCTTGAATCCTCACACCCAATCTTGGTGGTGGATTTCTATTTGACAGTCCCTCCCATGCTCAACCCACTCATTTATGGCATAAAGACAaagcagatcacagaatcacagaatcacagaatcactgaggttggaagggacctctggagatcatctagtccaaccccccctgctcaagcagggtcacctagagcacattgcacaggattgcatccaggcggcttttgaatatctccagagaaggagactccacaacctctctggacaacctgatccagtgctctggcaccctcacagtgaaaaagtttttcctcatgttaagatggaagtgtctgtgtttcagtttgtgcccgttgcctcgcgtcctgtcgctcggcaccactgaaaagagtctggccccatcctctcgacaccctcccttcagatacttgtacacattgataagatctcctctcagccttctcttctccaagctaaacaggcccagctctctcagcctttcctcataagagagatgttccagacccctaatcatctttgtggcccttcgctggactcactccagtagtgccacatccctcttgtactggggagcccagaactgcacacactactccagatgtggcctcagcagggctgaggagaggggcaggatcacctccctccacctgctggcaacactcttcctcatgcaccccagcataccattggccttcttggccacaaggccacattgctgcctcatgcttaacttggtgtccagcagcactcccagggccttctcagcagagctgctttccagcaggtgaacccccaacctgtactgctgcatggggttattcctccccaggtgcaggaccctgcacttgcctttgttgaacttcatgaggttcttctctgcccacctctccagcctgtccaagtctctttgaatggcagcacagccctctggagtatcggccactcctcccagtttggtaccatcagcaaacttgctgagtgtgcactctgtcccttcctccaggtcattgatgaagaagttgaacaagactggacccagtcctgacccctgggggacaccgctagctacaggcctccaactagactctgcaccactgattacaactctctgagctctgccattcagccacttctcaagccacctcactctccactcatctagaccACCTTTCCTGAGCTGGCTGaggaggatgctatgggagacagtgtcgaaagccttgctgaagtcaaggcagacaacatccactgctctaccctcatctacccagccagccattccatcatagaaggctatcagattggttaggcatgatttccccttggtgaagccatgctgactactcctgatcaccttcttttcctccacatgcgtggagatggcttccaggatgaggtgctgcatcacctttgcagggatggaggtgaggctgactggcctgtagttcccctgGAACTGATCTGGGAATGGATCATTAAACTCTTAGAGCAGTTGGCAGGACTCAGTATCTCACCTGCTGATAATGACAGGGCAGATACTGAGAGACGGAGGCTCTCCTAGAAGGCAATTCATCCCATCCTAGAATAGGTGTGACGTTAGATGAGCTGAATTATCCCCCAGAGACGTCCATTTCTCACCAGTCACTGGAAAGGGAACCTGCACTAGATGCTTGGATTTGAGATGGCAAAGGTTTAGTGAGATGAAACCAATGGGCTGGTCCCAGTGGGTGCTGGCCAACTGTCTCTGTCCAAAGCTCTCACATTTTCTGAGATATCGCATTCTCCCCCCAAACACCTCTCCTTTCAAACACTgttctctgaagaaaaacaaaacgtTTGGATCACCTGCACTGTGGGCTCAGCCGTCTGTGAATCTTAACATTAACTTAATCCCAACACCATCCAGGTATGGGAGTGTTCATACAGTTTCCAAAGAGGACTGAGGTTGTTGGGCCTGATCTGCAGAGGGATTTGGGGTTCTAACTCCTTTGATTTCCTTGGGGGTTAGGCACTGGCATCCTTCTGAGGATACAGATATGGGAATAAGATTTCAAAGGCATTCAGGCACCTGATAAGATTGTCACACTCAAAATCAGTGGTACATAGACACCTATCCGCTGCCTCCCAGAAAAATCTTCCAGGGTAACTATGTGCTACATCTTGCAGTGGGTAAAGCCTCAGCGGGACGTTCAGCAGCCCCGGTCGCACTGAACAATTGCAGGGCTGCAAGGCCTCCAAGTCACTGCTGTTTCTGAAAACTTCACCCTACACAAACTCTTATTTCCAGGAAGGTCCCTtaagacgtgtgtgtgtgtgcacgtgtgtgtgtgtgtgtgaactccTTTTCTTCATCCAGGTCTTTAAATTAGCTGCAGACAAACTCCAGGAAAAGTCCCTTGGCTCACGTGTGCTGTGTGCACATGGTAGAGGGCAGCAGCAATAGCGAGGGTGAACAGAGAGCGGGGACCCCACAGAGAGGCAAGATCCCTTCTGAGAAATGCATCACCCGGGTCAGCTCCTCAGGGACCATCTCCCTAGAGAGACAGGACCAGCAACAGTTATGGGCAGCCTTTTTGCAAATGGGCTGGTGGTGCCTGGATCGGGATGAAGGCATGCAGAGGCTCCCGACGGCTGCTTGTGGCAGCCTGCCCTGCATGCCCTGGGCTTTGCAGCTCTGGTGTCAGGCACAAGAGACCACAGAGGTGGGTCTCAAGCTGAGCTCAGAGGACACATCCTGGAGCAGACAAATACCGCCCAGCCGCTGATCTGCCAGATAGCAGCTTTTCGGCCCCCACTGTC from Apteryx mantelli isolate bAptMan1 chromosome 1, bAptMan1.hap1, whole genome shotgun sequence includes:
- the LOC106495179 gene encoding olfactory receptor 52K2-like, with translation MSASNQSNTNSLPFLLLGIPGLETLHMWISIPFCFMYITTLLGNSMVLLTVRVDESLQDQMYYFMCMLAAIELVFSTAVVPKMLVVFWLDVREFAFEGCFIQLFFIHTFTAVESGVLLAMAFDWYIAICNPLRYTTFLTSSRTTQIGLLALARGVAFMIPLMCLLTSLPYCKTRVIPHSYCEHMAVMELACADPSLSNLYSIIVTTLSVGSDSIFITFSYGMILRSVLRLSSREARLKALSTRGSHISIILMFYTGGLFSMHLQMFSLGLNPHTQSWWWISI